The following coding sequences lie in one Rhodohalobacter barkolensis genomic window:
- a CDS encoding BamA/TamA family outer membrane protein, which produces MARLYLKMQSSSINFYLTKKVPRFICLLLLAYFFSASVIEAQILSVPDEDDRQGGVHYSLVPVLGYSSDTGLIGGVVLQRFNYGDGRSPFLSNLKADFTISTKADLISELNYERTRLFGRDIRSEYSVIAERYKRANYFGIGNETEFSSQLYDQDYYFFEKRVIEVVARYRKTVAEYGFEGNFDGFIQFGFSYLDASDQAEESLFATEQPVGDNRQLLNSFGFGVIAEDRDSEFNPTEGYRYEAGIEFSGPYTGSEFNYAKVHLQLRNYVEVLPKIVIAQKIEGTHLMGDAPFWKRSSLADKYGLRGYYKDRFLGDSSILHILEARSWLFSLFEDEIRLGGQLFWDSGRVFSNNDSNRFFDNWKSTYGFGGAISIYNPDFIMRGDIGFSDESTQIYIGIGYTF; this is translated from the coding sequence ATGGCGAGGTTATATTTAAAGATGCAGAGTAGTTCAATAAATTTTTATTTAACAAAAAAGGTACCCCGTTTTATCTGCCTTCTGTTACTTGCTTACTTTTTTTCTGCAAGTGTTATTGAAGCTCAAATTCTCTCAGTTCCCGATGAAGATGACAGGCAGGGAGGTGTGCACTACTCACTGGTGCCGGTATTGGGATACAGTAGTGATACCGGATTAATCGGAGGAGTTGTGCTTCAGCGCTTTAATTATGGTGACGGCCGTTCACCATTTTTGAGCAATCTAAAAGCTGACTTTACAATATCCACCAAAGCCGATTTAATTAGTGAACTCAATTACGAAAGAACACGTCTTTTTGGTCGCGATATTCGCAGTGAATATTCCGTCATTGCAGAACGCTATAAACGTGCAAATTACTTCGGAATTGGAAATGAAACTGAATTTTCCAGTCAACTGTATGACCAAGACTACTACTTTTTTGAAAAGCGGGTGATTGAAGTGGTAGCACGCTACAGAAAAACAGTAGCTGAATATGGATTCGAAGGGAATTTTGATGGATTTATCCAATTTGGCTTTTCATATTTGGATGCTTCAGACCAGGCAGAGGAATCTCTTTTTGCCACAGAACAACCCGTGGGCGATAATAGACAATTACTGAACAGTTTTGGGTTTGGTGTGATTGCCGAAGATCGCGACAGTGAATTCAATCCCACAGAGGGATATCGTTATGAGGCAGGAATTGAGTTTAGCGGGCCTTACACTGGCAGTGAATTCAATTATGCCAAGGTTCACCTTCAGCTTCGAAACTATGTAGAAGTTTTACCAAAAATTGTAATAGCCCAGAAAATAGAGGGTACCCATTTGATGGGGGATGCTCCATTTTGGAAACGCTCATCCCTTGCTGATAAATACGGACTTCGCGGCTACTATAAAGATCGATTTTTAGGTGACAGCTCTATCCTCCATATTCTCGAGGCGCGGTCCTGGCTGTTTTCCCTGTTTGAAGATGAGATTCGGCTTGGAGGACAACTCTTTTGGGATAGCGGAAGAGTTTTTTCTAATAATGACAGCAACCGTTTTTTCGATAACTGGAAGAGTACCTATGGGTTTGGAGGTGCGATATCAATATATAATCCTGATTTTATCATGCGGGGAGATATTGGATTCTCTGATGAATCAACCCAGATATACATCGGAATAGGCTATACCTTTTAA
- a CDS encoding Type 1 glutamine amidotransferase-like domain-containing protein has protein sequence MICQKYITTCLFILFLVISACSDDTISPPPSPDSPANIVQSGNDQPVNPDLNGPAIYLMGKGMPSISSYKFFLETLADSPVDVVVLAGSYASGSSATPECDLLMELEEINSCTTATVQSNEEANSTDIVEIINQSEAVYFAGGNQCVYVNWRGSSLYKAINQLIERGGGLGGGSAGLAIQGSTIYDGCSGSVQSGEALSDPFHEYISLSEGLFDLHPLTNTITDSHFSERDRLGRLISFLARITEENNVDEYFGLGLNDETSIVIDNKHKGVVFNGFATRIRISEKAVQAVEGSPVTIYGVEKVVYAPEDTIDFNEFNDDDIELIDVINGEVIFKDAE, from the coding sequence ATGATTTGCCAAAAATATATAACAACTTGTCTGTTTATTCTATTTCTGGTTATATCGGCGTGCTCGGATGATACAATTTCCCCTCCTCCCTCACCTGATTCACCTGCAAATATTGTTCAATCCGGTAATGATCAACCCGTAAATCCAGATTTGAATGGCCCGGCGATATATCTTATGGGCAAGGGTATGCCGTCAATTTCTTCATACAAATTTTTTTTAGAAACGTTGGCTGATTCGCCTGTTGATGTTGTTGTACTCGCCGGGTCTTATGCTTCCGGCAGTTCAGCTACTCCGGAGTGCGATCTGTTGATGGAACTCGAAGAGATCAACTCATGTACAACTGCCACGGTTCAATCAAATGAAGAAGCTAACAGTACCGACATTGTTGAGATAATTAATCAGAGTGAGGCTGTCTACTTTGCAGGTGGAAATCAGTGTGTGTATGTAAACTGGAGAGGATCGAGCCTGTATAAAGCGATAAATCAACTCATTGAGCGGGGCGGAGGTTTGGGTGGCGGCAGCGCAGGTCTTGCTATACAAGGAAGTACTATATACGATGGGTGCTCAGGAAGTGTACAGTCAGGTGAAGCTCTATCCGATCCTTTTCATGAATATATCAGTTTATCAGAAGGACTGTTCGATCTCCATCCTTTAACGAACACCATTACCGACAGCCATTTTTCTGAAAGAGATAGGCTGGGGCGGCTGATTAGTTTTTTAGCCAGAATTACCGAAGAAAATAATGTTGATGAATACTTTGGATTGGGCTTAAATGACGAAACATCTATCGTCATTGATAATAAACATAAAGGTGTAGTGTTTAACGGCTTTGCGACCCGAATAAGAATATCTGAAAAAGCTGTACAAGCAGTTGAGGGCAGCCCGGTTACAATTTATGGAGTTGAGAAAGTGGTATATGCACCGGAAGATACTATTGATTTCAATGAATTTAACGATGATGATATAGAATTGATAGATGTGATAAATGGCGAGGTTATATTTAAAGATGCAGAGTAG